The proteins below are encoded in one region of Apium graveolens cultivar Ventura chromosome 4, ASM990537v1, whole genome shotgun sequence:
- the LOC141720721 gene encoding uncharacterized protein LOC141720721 has product MGEGNPSKRTRSKEGIVRSYLPGWGLLTSDHTVYPVRQSMKEVASDLCHGLQLPVDLPTFASASATEVCTELLSFLSLAAPWAASVEDKVKDMETRRAEVKELEKRDTAAKEELVRVKAQNKVEATELKKDRSRLETELERANRRISHRNGQLKRSRRASKEEEAAGPD; this is encoded by the exons ATGGGAGAGGGGAACCCTTCCAAGAGGACCCGGAGCAAGGAGGGGATAGTACGTTCTTATCTCCCGGGGTGGGGCTTGCTTACGTCCGACCATACGGTGTATCCTGTTCGGCAGTCCATGAAGGAGGTGGCTTCGGACCTCTGCCATGGTCTTCAGCTCCCGGTCGATCTTCCGACCTTTGCCTCGGCTTCTGCTACCGAAGTCTGCACGGAGCTTCTGTCCTTCCTGTCCTTG GCTGCCCCTTGGGCCGCATCCGTGGAGGATAAGGTTAAGGATATGGAGACTCGCAGGGCCGAGGTGAAGGAGTTGGAGAAGAGGGATACGGCGGCCAAGGAGGAGCTCGTAAGGGTGAAAGCCCAGAACAAGGTCGAAGCCACTGAGCTGAAGAAGGATAGATCCCGGCTGGAGACTGAGCTGGAGAGGGCGAATCGGAGGATCTCCCATCGGAACGGCCAGCTGAAGAGGTCCCGAAGAGCTtcgaaagaagaagaagcagCTGGACCGGACTGA